caGTGATCCTGGAAGAGATATGGGCATTTGGGGAAATAGTGTGACCATGTATCAGGCTTTGTGGACATCTAATGAGTATGTAACACTTTGGGAAATATGAACATGCACGCTGAAGCAAAGGTAGAAAACTGCTTTGGGTGTTAACACTGTTCTCTGTCCCTATATAATAAAGAATACCTGCTGATGGTAATGGATCATTGATTGTGATCAGTTATTGGGGTTTGGTTCCATGAAACAGGCTGAGTCTTCATCCTGGAACCAAAGCAACGTGGGCTCTATCGGATAACAAGCTGACCCTTCTCACCAGGCACTGCTATTCCAGCAGAACAAGGCTCTCTCCAGGAAgctaaaaaggaagaaaataaattaataggcaaaaaaatacacaaaaacaagaaaatttaaaaaagaatactccaaaaaaaacctataattattataataataactttaaaaaaacacaccaacCTTCCTCACTGAGGGAGCACCAACGACAGCCCTTTGTGTCCCATCGCGGTGCTATGAGAACAGCCACACACTTCAGAGCTGATCCCGTTAGCCCcacagtgggggggggggggtgtggacCTCCCCCACAACCACCCTCATCACTCACATTGAATGcccaaaggaaaaacagccccAAAGGTTCCTCCTGGTGCTTCAGCCGCGTGTTCCTCATTCTGCTGTGCTGATGGTGATCATTAACCCAAGAGCTCATTGACCAAATTATGGCTCAGGTGCGTGCTGCTGAACAAGCTTGGAGCCTAAAATGGTTCCAGCACACATCCCAGGGGACGGCCCTCCCCCTTTCGCTCCCCACCATTACAGCTGTCCTTAATAAGAGGAATCCAGATTCCATGCACTGAGTGCACTGAGCCATCGCCCACCTTCCGCACAAACACCTCCTGGTCTCCACAAACCCCCCACTGTGGGAAGAGGGGCTCTGGGGGGATCACAGGGACaaacatttaataatttctGTAGTAATGGTTGATTTACTTTAAAATCCTTACTGATTAAATAAACTACCACCCCTTGGGCATAGCTCAGAGCAAGTTCatggagcacagcccacagctttCCTCTGTGCTAGGGCAATGCCTGGGTCCATGTTCATCCTGGGTGGATGCAGAGCCCCAGGGTGGTACATGAAGCTGCAATGGGATGTTGGTGTTCAGAGTTCTCCAACCGTTTGCTCCATTGCCAAAGCAGTAAACTTCCTCAGAGCAAATTACCACACCCTGGAGCTGAGCAAAGGTAGAAGCTGGGCAAAGGTAGACGCTGGGCATAGCCGCGCGTTTCCTGCAGCTCAGGTGAGggatttctgtctctgtggggCTCCTTGTAGGGGAAATCCTTGGGGGTCACCTGCTCTGCCTCACAGCCTGTGAGGAGCACTGGCACTGCCCAAGGCAGAGGTGGCTGTGCTCATGGAACTCACGTTTGAGTGACCCCAttccctcctctcctggtgGCTGTAACCCTCTGGGCCCCTCTCCTCCTACAGCTCCTTCCTGCATATTATTCCTGAACTTTTTCTAAATCTTCTTTCCAAATCTTCTTCcccatctgctccagcacctccttcTCAGTCTCCTTCCCCAAACTCCGCCTGTTATCCCCTTCCCCAATCTCCTTCTCCCACCTCCTTCTCCTATCATTTTATCTCATCTTTTACCCATTTTCTACCCACCTTCTGCCCCATCTCCTCCATCATCTCCTTCTCagtctccttcctctctctcctttccccaactccttcccccctcctcttctccagcacagATGCGCTTCACATTGGGATGCAACCACCCCAGTTTCACCCTTCCCTGGAGGACCCTCCTGCCTTATCTCGTGGCTCTGCACCACCTCCAGCCGGGATCAGGTAGGGgtcctgtggggctgctgtgcctgGCACAGGTgttgctgtggggtgggggagcagccatggggcagggaggacccaagcccagcacccagcaccgCTTGGGTTTCACTTTCACATGGGTTATTCCATGATAGACGCCATTTCGGGTGgaatttctgtctcttcttcaCCTCCACCACACGTTGTGAGTGGGCTCCCACCCCCAGCAATCCTTCCCCACTCCCTCCTGATCCCTCCCCACTGCTTTTACATGGGATGGAGCACACACCAACTCACCCTGTGCCGCTCCATGCCCCTACATTAACACAGCCACCATCTCACCATCTCTCCGTACCCTTCTCACTGCCCAGCCCAGAACAGGGTGGTGGCACCGAGCCTCCGTGTCACTGCCATGGTGGGACAGGACGTCGTGCTGCGCTGCCAGTTGTCCCCTTGCAAGGATGCTCGGAATTCAGACATCAGATGGATCCAGCAGCGGTCCTCTGGGATTGTGCACCACTACCAAGATGGAGTGGACCTGGAGCAGATGACAGAATATAAAGGGAGGACAGAATTGCTCAGGAAGGGTCTCTCTGATGGAAACCTGGATTTGCACATCACTGCTGTGAGCTCCTCTGATAGAGGCTCCTACATCTGCATTGTGCAAGATGATGATGGCTATTCAGAAGCTGTGGTGAACCTGGAGGTGTCAGGTCAGTGGCTGGGGTGTCTAAGGATGGAGAGCTGAAGGACAGCAGCCTTTGGAAGTGGTCAGGGCTAAAGTGATCCATGAGATCCTGGAGTTGGAGTGGTGCATGGTGTGATTTGGGGATGGGTCTGTGTGGATgaggtggttgggttgggtttctGGGATGGGTTTTTCTGTGTCTTAGTAGCAGTGGGCACACgatgctgagcagctcctctgcctgTGCCAAGCTGGGTATGCCGCCATTGTGTGTCACTGCTCCCTGGTTGTTGCCCCTTTGGGCTCTGTGATCCCCCAAGTCCAAGTTATGCTTTTCCACATATCACAATGGAAAAGGAACccttttcttgatgttttttcCAGATCCCTTTTCCCAGATCATCCATCCTTGGAAGGTGGCTCTGGCTGTGGTCATAATTCCTCTGGCTGGGTCATTTGTcatcaatgtttttctttatagaaagagaggtgagctgagagcagaggggatGGAGCACATGGAGGTGTTGTGCATGGACAGGGATGGTTGgggtggtgctgagctctggtCCATGGAGGTacacaggaggaggaagggagatttTTCCTGACATTCCCAATGCTCATTAAAtaacatttccctttctttttggGAAtgatggaaggggaaaaaggaaagtggTGTGGGTGGGAAGATAGGGATGTAGCTGGACCGTGGGGCAGGTGGAAAGTCCAGACCCTCTGGAAAAGTCCCCACAAACCAAGCTGCCCTGCTGACcacctcttcctctgctttgttttccagccgcacagagcagagagctgagtgAGTCCTTCCCGCCCCTTCCACCACCAAATTCCCTTCAATGGAACTGCAGAGTGCTGGGTTTATGCCATGTGCTGGGACCATGGGATGTTTGGGTTTCTGGGATGTGCTGGGGTCATGGGATGTATTGGGGCCATAAAATGTATCAATAACGACTGATCCACATGCAAAACTGTTGCCAAATCCATTCCTTCCTATTGCTTCAATTCCTTCTTGAGACCAAAGTGGTCACTGTCCACTTCCCCGAACAAAAAGTTTTGGGGTCTGGGTATGGTAGCAGCCATGGGAGAAGGTGTTCCCTCTGAccatgcatttcttttgtttgtattttgcagagagaaaagatgcaGCATTGGGTAAGTCTCCTTCCCCAAAGTGAGGGAATTCCAGGTCTCCCCATGACGTTAGCCATGGGATGAGCAGCTGTCCCCTCTGACcatgcactgctctgctctttcttttccagaggaGAAAGCTGCAATGTTGGGtgagtttttttccccaaaccaAAGTACTTTCGGTCTTCTCATGGGAAGCTCTTACTTCTCATCATTCACTGCTATGGTGTTAGTTTTTTCCTccctatttttttaattcctgtttGGTACCGAACTTGCCATTACCCACttactagaaaaaaagaattggatTGTAGGCATGGGAGCAGCCATGCGATGCGGTGTTCCCTCTGACCatgcatttcctttgcttctattttgcaggaagaaaagatgcAATGTTGAGTAAGTCTCATTCCCCAAACTGTGGGAATTCAGGATCTCCCCATGGCATTAGCCGGGGGATGAGCAGCTATACCCTCTGACCATGtactgctctgctcttccttttccagaaaAACTGACTGCAATGTGGGGTAAGTCTCCCTTCCATTTTTTGTTGAAGTTCTCCCCCTTTAAATCTGTTGGATGAGATGTTCCTTTCCTCATGcactatttctgcttttccattgtAGATTTAAGTGCTGCAAATCTGAGTAAGTCTCCCTGCCTACACTGAAGGATTTGGGGGCTTTCCCATGGGATCGGCCATGGGATGATAATCCGACCCTTCCCATCAtgcatttctcatttgtttcttttgcagaagcACAGGCTACCATACTGGGTGAGTCCTCCCTCACAAATTAGAAACAATAAAGGGGCTCTGCCTGTGTGAGCTGTGGGATGAGTGCATGATGCTCATCAtgcactgctttcctctttctttgccAGTGGAAAGAACTGGAGAATTGGGTGAGCGTCCTTCCCCAAACTCAAGGAATGTGGGGTTTCCCATGGGATGACAAGCTGTCCCACCTCATCATgcggtgctttttcttttttttccttatttgctTTGCAGAGATACGGAATTCACTCTTGAGTAAGTTGCAGACAGAAACCTGAGGGAATTTGGGGTCTTCCCAAGGGACTGTGTATGGGATGAAAAATCCCCTCTGACCttgcactgcttttctctttcttttacagAGAGACATTTAAGAAAGATGGGTGAGTCTCCACTCCTAAATTAAAATCTTTGGGGTCTTCCGGTGTGAGCTGCGGGATGAGATGTTCCTCTCATCATGCATTGGTTCTATTTTCCTTGGCAGAATACAGTGCTGTAATACTGAGTAAGTCTCCCCACAGACAGGGAAGGAATTCGGAGGCTTCCCGTGGTATCAGCCATGGGAGGATAATCTGACCCTTCTCATCatgtatttcttatttgtttattttacagagCAACACATTGTAGAAGGGGGTGAGTGCTCCCTCCCAAGTGGGGTTCCTATGGGAGCTGTAGGATGAGCTGTTCCTCTCATCATgacttgtttctgcttttcctttgcagataTAAGTGCTGAAAATCTGAGTAAGTTTCCCTAAATGGAAGGAATTTGGGGTCTTCCCATGGGATGATCATCTGACCCTTCTCATCAtgcatttcttatttgtttctttttgcagagGAACAAGCTACAAAATTGGGTGAGTCCTCCCTcccaaattagaaaaaaaagacattc
The DNA window shown above is from Gallus gallus isolate bGalGal1 chromosome 16, bGalGal1.mat.broiler.GRCg7b, whole genome shotgun sequence and carries:
- the BTN3A3L1 gene encoding uncharacterized protein BTN3A3L1 isoform X5 is translated as MPGSMFILGGCRAPGWYMKLQWDVGVQSSPTVCSIAKAVNFLRANYHTLELSKGRSWAKVDAGHSRAFPAAQMRFTLGCNHPSFTLPWRTLLPYLVALHHLQPGSAQNRVVAPSLRVTAMVGQDVVLRCQLSPCKDARNSDIRWIQQRSSGIVHHYQDGVDLEQMTEYKGRTELLRKGLSDGNLDLHITAVSSSDRGSYICIVQDDDGYSEAVVNLEVSDPFSQIIHPWKVALAVVIIPLAGSFVINVFLYRKRAAQSRELKRKDAALEEKAAMLGRKDAMLKKLTAMWDLSAANLKAQATILVERTGELEIRNSLLKRHLRKMEYSAVILKQHIVEGDISAENLKEQATKLVEQTKESVVESEESEIQNSLLKEHCERMELSLADLKKLAARLEEEAE
- the BTN3A3L1 gene encoding erythroid membrane-associated protein isoform X1, whose translation is MRFTLGCNHPSFTLPWRTLLPYLVALHHLQPGSAQNRVVAPSLRVTAMVGQDVVLRCQLSPCKDARNSDIRWIQQRSSGIVHHYQDGVDLEQMTEYKGRTELLRKGLSDGNLDLHITAVSSSDRGSYICIVQDDDGYSEAVVNLEVSDPFSQIIHPWKVALAVVIIPLAGSFVINVFLYRKRAAQSRELKRKDAALEEKAAMLGRKDAMLKKLTAMWDLSAANLKAQATILVERTGELEIRNSLLKRHLRKMEYSAVILKQHIVEGDISAENLKEQATKLVEQTKESVVESEESEIQNSLLKEHCERMELSLADLKKLAARLEEEAE
- the BTN3A3L1 gene encoding erythroid membrane-associated protein isoform X2, with the protein product MRFTLGCNHPSFTLPWRTLLPYLVALHHLQPGSAQNRVVAPSLRVTAMVGQDVVLRCQLSPCKDARNSDIRWIQQRSSGIVHHYQDGVDLEQMTEYKGRTELLRKGLSDGNLDLHITAVSSSDRGSYICIVQDDDGYSEAVVNLEVSDPFSQIIHPWKVALAVVIIPLAGSFVINVFLYRKRAAQSRELKRKDAALEEKAAMLGRKDAMLKKLTAMWDLSAANLKAQATILVERTGELEIRNSLLKRHLRKMEYSAVILKQHIVEGDISAENLKEQATKLVEQTKESVESEESEIQNSLLKEHCERMELSLADLKKLAARLEEEAE
- the BTN3A3L1 gene encoding erythroid membrane-associated protein isoform X3; the encoded protein is MRFTLGCNHPSFTLPWRTLLPYLVALHHLQPGSAQNRVVAPSLRVTAMVGQDVVLRCQLSPCKDARNSDIRWIQQRSSGIVHHYQDGVDLEQMTEYKGRTELLRKGLSDGNLDLHITAVSSSDRGSYICIVQDDDGYSEAVVNLEVSDPFSQIIHPWKVALAVVIIPLAGSFVINVFLYRKRAAQSRELKRKDAALEEKAAMLGRKDAMLKKLTAMWDLSAANLKAQATILVERTGELEIRNSLLKRHLRKMEQHIVEGDISAENLKEQATKLVEQTKESVVESEESEIQNSLLKEHCERMELSLADLKKLAARLEEEAE
- the BTN3A3L1 gene encoding erythroid membrane-associated protein isoform X4, with product MRFTLGCNHPSFTLPWRTLLPYLVALHHLQPGSAQNRVVAPSLRVTAMVGQDVVLRCQLSPCKDARNSDIRWIQQRSSGIVHHYQDGVDLEQMTEYKGRTELLRKGLSDGNLDLHITAVSSSDRGSYICIVQDDDGYSEAVVNLEVSDPFSQIIHPWKVALAVVIIPLAGSFVINVFLYRKRAAQSRELKRKDAALEEKAAMLGRKDAMLKKLTAMWDLSAANLKAQATILVERTGELEIRNSLLKRHLRKMEQHIVEGDISAENLKEQATKLVEQTKESVESEESEIQNSLLKEHCERMELSLADLKKLAARLEEEAE